The genomic window AGCGCGTCCCACAGTTCCCCGGTCTCGGTGTTGGCAAATTGATGCTTCTTCAGATAGCGGCGGATTCCGTCGCGGAAGACGTCCGGGCGCAGGAACCGCTCGAGCATACGAAGCACCGCCGCGCCCTTCTCATAGGTGAGAATGTCGAACATGGCCCGGCATTCTTCTGGACTGAGCACCGTGAATTCGATGGGTCGCGTGTTGCGCAGCCCATCGACCGCCATTGCCGCCGCGCGCGACACCGAAAAGCTTTCCCAGCGCTTCCACTCCGGCTTCCAGGCGTGCACTGCCAGCATCTCCATGAAGGTGGCGAACGCTTCGTTGAGCCAGATTCCGTTCCACCAGCGCATGGTCACCAGATCCCCGAACCACATATGCGCGTTTTCGTGCGAAACCACGTCCGCGACCCGCTCCAGCTCCGCGCGCGATGCGGTTTTCTCATCGACGAGCAGCGCGGTCTCGCGAAAAGTGATTGCGCCCAGGTTCTCCATCGCGCCCGACGCGAAATCGGGAATCGCGATCAAATCCAGCTTGTCGCCCGGATAGGACAGCCCGTAGTAGTCAGCGAAGAATTTGAGCGAGAATGAGCCGATCTGCTTGGCGAACGGGGTCAAATCAGCCTTGCCCGGAACATGCACAATTCGCAGCGGCGTGCCGGCATCGATCGGCGCGGTCGCCTCGAATTCACCGACGATGAA from Candidatus Binataceae bacterium includes these protein-coding regions:
- a CDS encoding M1 family metallopeptidase is translated as MRDQEGASESTQVQDYRLPKNVKPRRYEIRLEPDLKAFTFKGAESIAIVVIEPTAEIVLNALELEIDSAAVEAAGRWLRATVRMEPEKERAHLRLSESLAPGEYTLKVAFRGILNDKLHGFYRSQYTDATGKTHVVATTQFESTDARRAFPCWDEPELKASYQVVLVVDEHLAAISNAGEESARKLAGGKKEVTFKETMVMSTYLVAFIVGEFEATAPIDAGTPLRIVHVPGKADLTPFAKQIGSFSLKFFADYYGLSYPGDKLDLIAIPDFASGAMENLGAITFRETALLVDEKTASRAELERVADVVSHENAHMWFGDLVTMRWWNGIWLNEAFATFMEMLAVHAWKPEWKRWESFSVSRAAAMAVDGLRNTRPIEFTVLSPEECRAMFDILTYEKGAAVLRMLERFLRPDVFRDGIRRYLKKHQFANTETGELWDAL